A DNA window from Daucus carota subsp. sativus chromosome 3, DH1 v3.0, whole genome shotgun sequence contains the following coding sequences:
- the LOC108212645 gene encoding uncharacterized protein LOC108212645 yields MSAQEAVKAGCHRRIGDGNSTKVCEVSWLPCTDNGYITTTVVPELQDITMSSLLDSDSAGGTGAERWMKPPEFGTKINVDAALWPDGCVGIGDVIRNSAGQFVRARCGQVVGAWQVRKAEALSLKTALSWEKELSLDHCIFESDSKSLVDACKRDHGVSYFHTIVSDCVELCKHFDYVQIVFVRRSANSVAHVLATHSMPGLRDWDDITPEFIDHVLVSDIV; encoded by the exons ATGTCTGCTCAGGAGGCTGTTAAAGCAGGATGTCATAGGCGAATTGGGGATGGGAATAGTACTAAAGTTTGCGAAGTCTCCTGGTTACCATGTACTGATAATGGCTATATCACTACCACTGTGGTTCCGGAGCTACAGGACATTACAATGAGTAGTCTACTTGATAGTGACTCTG CAGGGGGTACTGGAGCGGAGAGATGGATGAAGCCGCCTGAATTCGGGACTAAGATCAACGTGGATGCTGCACTATGGCCTGATGGATGTGTTGGGATTGGTGATGTGATTCGAAACTCTGCGGGTCAGTTTGTCCGAGCTAGATGTGGGCAAGTTGTGGGAGCGTGGCAGGTGAGGAAAGCTGAGGCCTTGAGTTTGAAAACGGCTTTATCTTGGGAGAAGGAGCTATCTCTTGACCATTGTATATTCGAATCAGACTCAAAATCCCTTGTTGATGCGTGCAAAAGAGATCATGGAGTTAGTTACTTTCATACCATTGTGTCAGATTGTGTTGAGTTATGTAAGCACTTTGATTATGTGCAAATTGTGTTTGTTCGTAGGTCCGCGAATAGTGTGGCGCATGTTTTAGCTACACATTCTATGCCTGGCCTGAGGGATTGGGATGATATCACTCCTGAGTTTATTGATCATGTACTCGTTTCTGATATTGTTTAA